One Lutra lutra chromosome 18, mLutLut1.2, whole genome shotgun sequence genomic window carries:
- the SLC29A4 gene encoding equilibrative nucleoside transporter 4 isoform X1 encodes MGSVGSQRLKEPSVAGTPERSVVMSFSFDTCRPEEEGTAGTTQGPGVPGFTDSAVDEPVPNDGYHAIYFAMLLAGVGFLLPYNSFITDVDYLHHKYPGTSIVFDMSLTYILVALAAVLLNNVLVERLSLHTRITAGYLLALGPLLFISICDVWLQLFSHDQAYAINLAAVGTVALGCTVQQSSFYGYTGMLPKRYTQGVMTGESTAGVMASLSRILTKLLLPDERASTLIFFLVSAGLELLCFLLHLLVRRSRFVLYHTARPRDSRPGRRAGYRVHHDVAAGDVHFEHQGPGLVNGGSPKDSPAHEVTGGGAYTRFDMPQPRVTRSWPSFQALLLHRYTVARAIWADMLSIAVTYFITLCLFPGLESEVRHCVLGEWLPILIMAVFNLSDFVGKILAALPVDWRGPHLLACSCLRVAFIPLFILCVYPSGAPTLRHPAWPCVFSLLMGVSSGYFGSVPMILAAGKVSPKQRELAGNTMTVSYMTGLTLGSAVAYCTYSLTRDTPSSCLHTSANFSLPSGL; translated from the exons ATGGGCTCCGTGGGCAGCCAGCGCCTCAAGGAGCCCAGCGTGGCGGGCACACCGGAAAGGAGCGTGGTGATGAGCTTCAGCTTCGACACCTGCCGGccggaggaggaggggacagcgGGGACGACTCAGGGCCCGGGCGTCCCAGGTTTTACGGACTCTG CGGTCGATGAGCCGGTGCCCAACGACGGCTACCACGCCATCTACTTCGCGATGCTGCTGGCTGGCgtgggcttcctgctcccctACAACAGCTTCATCACCGACGTGGACTACCTGCACCACAAGTACCCAG ggACCTCGATCGTATTCGACATGAGCCTCACCTACATCCTCGTGGCTCTGGCGGCTGTGCTCCTGAACAACGTGCTGGTGGAGAGACTGAGCCTGCACACGAGGATCACCGCGG GCTACCTCTTGGCCTTGGGCCCCCTCCTCTTTATCAGCATCTGTGACGTCTGGCTACAGCTCTTCTCTCATGACCAGGCTTACGCCATCAACCTGGCCGCTGTGGGCACCGTGGCCTTAGGCTGCACAG TGCAGCAATCCAGCTTCTACGGGTACACGGGGATGCTGCCCAAGAGATACACCCAGGGTGTGATGACCGGGGAGA GCACAGCGGGCGTGATGGCGTCCCTCAGCCGCATCCTCACCAAGCTGCTGCTGCCGGACGAGCGGGCCAGCACCCTCATCTTCTTCCTGGTGTCCGCCGGCCTGGAGCTGCTCTGCTTCCTGCTGCACCTGCTGGTGCGGCGCAGCCGGTTCGTGCTCTACCACACGGCGCGGCCGCGCGACAGCCGCCCAGGCCGCAGAGCCGGCTACCGCGTGCACCACGACGTCGCCGCGGGGGACGTCCACTTC GAGCACCAAGGCCCAGGCCTGGTCAATGGCGGGTCCCCAAAGGACAGCCCGGCCCACGAGGTGACCGGCGGGGGCGCCTACACGCGCTTCGACATGCCTCAGCCCAGAGTGACACGGAGCTGGCCCTCCTTCCAAG CCCTGCTGCTGCACCGCTACACTGTGGCCCGCGCCATCTGGGCCGACATGCTCTCCATCGCCGTGACCTACTTCATCACGCTGTGCCTATTCCCGGGGCTCGAGTCTGAGGTTCGCCACTGCGTCCTGGGCGAGTGGCTGCCCATCCTCATCATGGCCGTGTTTAACCTCTCCGACTTCGTGGGCAAG ATCCTGGCGGCTCTGCCCGTGGACTGGCGGGGCCCCCACCTGCTGGCCTGCTCCTGCCTGCGCGTGGCCTTTATTCCCCTCTTCATCCTGTGCGTCTACCCCAGCGGCGCACCCACCCTGCGCCACCCAGCCTGGCCCTGCGTCTTCTCTCTGCTCATGGGTGTTAGCAGCGGCTACTTTGGCAGCGTACCCATGATCCTGGCGGCGGGCAAAGTGAGCCCCAAGCAGCGCGAGCTGGCAG GGAACACCATGACCGTGTCCTACATGACGGGGCTGACACTGGGCTCGGCGGTGGCCTACTGCACCTACAGCCTCACGCGGGACACTCCCAGCAGCTGTCTCCACACGTCTGCcaacttctccctcccctccggCCTTTGA
- the SLC29A4 gene encoding equilibrative nucleoside transporter 4 isoform X2 translates to MLLAGVGFLLPYNSFITDVDYLHHKYPGTSIVFDMSLTYILVALAAVLLNNVLVERLSLHTRITAGYLLALGPLLFISICDVWLQLFSHDQAYAINLAAVGTVALGCTVQQSSFYGYTGMLPKRYTQGVMTGESTAGVMASLSRILTKLLLPDERASTLIFFLVSAGLELLCFLLHLLVRRSRFVLYHTARPRDSRPGRRAGYRVHHDVAAGDVHFEHQGPGLVNGGSPKDSPAHEVTGGGAYTRFDMPQPRVTRSWPSFQALLLHRYTVARAIWADMLSIAVTYFITLCLFPGLESEVRHCVLGEWLPILIMAVFNLSDFVGKILAALPVDWRGPHLLACSCLRVAFIPLFILCVYPSGAPTLRHPAWPCVFSLLMGVSSGYFGSVPMILAAGKVSPKQRELAGNTMTVSYMTGLTLGSAVAYCTYSLTRDTPSSCLHTSANFSLPSGL, encoded by the exons ATGCTGCTGGCTGGCgtgggcttcctgctcccctACAACAGCTTCATCACCGACGTGGACTACCTGCACCACAAGTACCCAG ggACCTCGATCGTATTCGACATGAGCCTCACCTACATCCTCGTGGCTCTGGCGGCTGTGCTCCTGAACAACGTGCTGGTGGAGAGACTGAGCCTGCACACGAGGATCACCGCGG GCTACCTCTTGGCCTTGGGCCCCCTCCTCTTTATCAGCATCTGTGACGTCTGGCTACAGCTCTTCTCTCATGACCAGGCTTACGCCATCAACCTGGCCGCTGTGGGCACCGTGGCCTTAGGCTGCACAG TGCAGCAATCCAGCTTCTACGGGTACACGGGGATGCTGCCCAAGAGATACACCCAGGGTGTGATGACCGGGGAGA GCACAGCGGGCGTGATGGCGTCCCTCAGCCGCATCCTCACCAAGCTGCTGCTGCCGGACGAGCGGGCCAGCACCCTCATCTTCTTCCTGGTGTCCGCCGGCCTGGAGCTGCTCTGCTTCCTGCTGCACCTGCTGGTGCGGCGCAGCCGGTTCGTGCTCTACCACACGGCGCGGCCGCGCGACAGCCGCCCAGGCCGCAGAGCCGGCTACCGCGTGCACCACGACGTCGCCGCGGGGGACGTCCACTTC GAGCACCAAGGCCCAGGCCTGGTCAATGGCGGGTCCCCAAAGGACAGCCCGGCCCACGAGGTGACCGGCGGGGGCGCCTACACGCGCTTCGACATGCCTCAGCCCAGAGTGACACGGAGCTGGCCCTCCTTCCAAG CCCTGCTGCTGCACCGCTACACTGTGGCCCGCGCCATCTGGGCCGACATGCTCTCCATCGCCGTGACCTACTTCATCACGCTGTGCCTATTCCCGGGGCTCGAGTCTGAGGTTCGCCACTGCGTCCTGGGCGAGTGGCTGCCCATCCTCATCATGGCCGTGTTTAACCTCTCCGACTTCGTGGGCAAG ATCCTGGCGGCTCTGCCCGTGGACTGGCGGGGCCCCCACCTGCTGGCCTGCTCCTGCCTGCGCGTGGCCTTTATTCCCCTCTTCATCCTGTGCGTCTACCCCAGCGGCGCACCCACCCTGCGCCACCCAGCCTGGCCCTGCGTCTTCTCTCTGCTCATGGGTGTTAGCAGCGGCTACTTTGGCAGCGTACCCATGATCCTGGCGGCGGGCAAAGTGAGCCCCAAGCAGCGCGAGCTGGCAG GGAACACCATGACCGTGTCCTACATGACGGGGCTGACACTGGGCTCGGCGGTGGCCTACTGCACCTACAGCCTCACGCGGGACACTCCCAGCAGCTGTCTCCACACGTCTGCcaacttctccctcccctccggCCTTTGA